The proteins below are encoded in one region of Hordeum vulgare subsp. vulgare chromosome 3H, MorexV3_pseudomolecules_assembly, whole genome shotgun sequence:
- the LOC123441117 gene encoding uncharacterized protein LOC123441117: MARAFPMGVVAVAAVLVLLCAAVSSAAAQPRPPLPKNSHMITPGRFGKRNQVLSCDDTKDGNAPCVATCDRRCPNECIVMCPGCKTYCLCDFYPGVSCGDPRFTGADGNNFYFHGKKDQDFCVVSDADLHINAHFIGKRNPTMSRDFTWIQALGIRFADHRLYIGAQKTTKWNNDVDRLDLAFDGESINVAAGVGAKWQSTSDPALTVTRTTVTNGVRVQLKGVFDIMAKVVPITEEDSRTHNYGVTEDDSLAHLDIGFKFDDLTDDVHGVLGQTYRSDYVNKLSVSANMPVMGGVSSYISSDIFAIDCKVARFGRSAGISMVTTVVN, encoded by the exons ATGGCCAGGGCTTTCCCTATGGGTGTGGTGGCCGTGGCGGCCGTGCTGGTGCTGCTGTGCGCCGCCGTGTCCTCCGCCGCCGCGCAGCCTCGTCCCCCTCTGCCAAAGAACTCCCACATGATCACCCCGGGGCGGTTCGGGAAGAGGAACCAGGTGCTCTCCTGCGACGACACCAAGGACGGGAACGCACCCTGCGTCGCCACCTGCGACAGGCGCTGCCCCAACGAGTGCATCGTCATGTGCCCAGGCTGCAAGACATACTGCC TGTGCGACTTTTACCCTGGTGTGTCGTGCGGGGATCCGCGCTTCACCGGCGCCGACGGCAACAACTTCTACTTCCACGGCAAGAAGGACCAGGACTTCTgtgttgtttctgatgctgatCTCCACATCAACGCTCACTTCATCGGCAAGCGCAACCCCACTATGAGCCGCGACTTCACCTGGATCCAAGCTCTGGGCATCCGCTTCGCTGATCACCGACTCTACATCGGCGCCCAGAAGACCACTAAGTGGAACAACGACGTCGACCGCCTCGACTTGGCCTTCGACGGAGAATCGATCAACGTCGCTGCTGGCGTCGGTGCTAAGTGGCAGTCCACCAGCGATCCTGCCCTGACCGTCACAAGGACCACCGTGACAAACGGCGTGAGGGTCCAGCTTAAGGGTGTGTTCGACATCATGGCTAAGGTGGTGCCTATAACAGAGGAGGACTCCCGCACCCACAACTATGGCGTGACAGAGGACGACAGCCTCGCACATCTGGACATCGGCTTCAAGTTCGACGACCTCACCGACGATGTTCACGGTGTCCTCGGTCAGACCTATCGCTCTGACTATGTCAACAAGCTCAGTGTCAGCGCCAACATGCCTGTGATGGGTGGCGTATCCAGctacatctcctccgacatcttcGCCATCGACTGCAAGGTGGCTAGGTTCGGCCGTAGTGCTGGCATCTCCATGGTCACCACCGTGGTCAACTGA
- the LOC123441118 gene encoding uncharacterized protein LOC123441118, whose translation MPPGKFETVTFAKNNKRKYEVACTDNRGPPCVVSCPKTCPNKCLAFCAYCMTFCMCDMFPGTSCGDPRFTGGDGNTFYFHGKKDQDFCIVSDKDLHINAHFIGNHNPDMKRDFTWVQALGVTFAHGGADHRLYVGAKKVVEWDEEEDHVQIALDGVPVEVEAGKNAQWVSRAMPGLSVTRTDTVNTIVVELDGAFSISANAVPITDEDSRIHNYGKTEKDSLVHLDLGFKFHALTNGVDGVLGQTYSSDYISKVNVTAKMPIMGGAPKYHSASLFSTDCAVARFHRKDVTVVETFAS comes from the exons ATGCCGCCGGGCAAGTTCGAGACGGTGACGTTCGCcaagaacaacaagcgcaagtaCGAGGTGGCCTGCACCGACAACCGCGGCCCTCCCTGCGTCGTCTCATGCCCCAAGACCTGCCCCAACAAGTGCCTCGCCTTCTGCGCCTACTGCATGACCTTCTGCA TGTGCGACATGTTCCCGGGCACGTCGTGCGGGGACCCGCGCTTCACCGGCGGCGACGGCAACACCTTCTACTTCCACGGCAAGAAGGATCAGGACTTCTGCATCGTGTCCGACAAGGACCTCCACATCAACGCGCACTTCATCGGCAACCACAACCCCGATATGAAGCGCGACTTCACGTGGGTGCAGGCCCTCGGTGTCACCTTCGCCCACGGCGGCGCCGACCACCGCCTCTACGTAGGTGCCAAGAAGGTCGTCGAgtgggacgaggaggaggaccacGTCCAGATCGCCCTCGACGGGGTGCCCGTGGAGGTGGAGGCCGGCAAGAACGCCCAATGGGTCTCCAGGGCCATGCCGGGGCTCTCCGTCACTCGCACCGACACGGTAAACACCATCGTCGTGGAGCTCGACGGCGCGTTCAGCATCTCGGCCAATGCCGTGCCCATCACCGACGAGGACTCCCGGATCCACAACTACGGGAAGACCGAGAAGGACAGCCTCGTGCACCTCGACCTCGGGTTCAAGTTCCACGCCCTTACTAACGGTGTAGACGGTGTGCTCGGCCAGACCTACAGCTCCGACTACATTAGCAAGGTCAATGTCACGGCCAAGATGCCTATCATGGGCGGCGCGCCTAAGTACCACTCGGCCAGCCTCTTCTCTACCGACTGCGCTGTCGCCAGGTTCCACCGCAAGGATGTCACCGTCGTCGAGACGTTCGCCTCATAA